One segment of Pseudomonas sp. FP2196 DNA contains the following:
- a CDS encoding HlyD family efflux transporter periplasmic adaptor subunit, with amino-acid sequence MATAENTQAQDNTPDTGNPRKRKVMLLALTVIVLLACAGVWAYHEFIGRFNESTDDAYVNGNVVEITPLVTGTVVSIGADDGDLVHEGQVLINFDPNDAEVGLQSAKAKLARTVRQVRGLYSNVDGMKAQVNAQQAEVQKAQDNYNRRKNLAQGGAISQEELSHARDDLTSAQNALANAKQQLKTTSALVDDTVVSSHPDVMSAAADLRQAYLTNARSTLIAPVTGYVAKRTVQLGQRVQPGTALMAVIPLDQLWIDANFKETQLRDMRIGQPVDIESDIYGSDVKYSGTVDSLGAGTGSAFALLPAQNATGNWIKIVQRVPVRIHINAEELAKHPLRVGLSTNVEVNLHDQSGPVLAQQPPQKASFSTNVYDRQLAEADAMIAQLIHDNSAAASKTAQR; translated from the coding sequence ATGGCCACTGCCGAAAACACTCAAGCTCAAGACAACACCCCGGACACCGGCAACCCGCGTAAACGCAAAGTGATGCTGCTGGCGCTGACCGTTATTGTCCTCCTCGCGTGTGCGGGCGTCTGGGCCTATCACGAATTCATCGGGCGCTTTAACGAAAGCACCGACGACGCCTACGTCAACGGTAACGTCGTGGAAATCACTCCGCTGGTGACCGGCACCGTGGTCAGCATCGGCGCTGACGATGGCGATCTGGTCCACGAAGGTCAGGTGCTGATCAATTTCGACCCGAACGATGCTGAAGTCGGCCTGCAAAGTGCCAAAGCGAAACTGGCGCGCACCGTGCGTCAAGTGCGTGGCTTGTACAGCAACGTTGATGGCATGAAAGCCCAGGTCAACGCGCAACAGGCCGAAGTGCAGAAGGCGCAGGACAACTACAACCGCCGGAAAAACCTGGCGCAGGGCGGGGCGATTTCCCAGGAAGAACTGTCCCACGCTCGCGATGACCTGACCTCGGCGCAAAACGCCCTGGCCAACGCCAAACAGCAACTGAAAACCACCAGCGCGCTGGTCGACGACACTGTGGTGTCGTCGCACCCGGACGTGATGTCGGCCGCTGCGGATCTGCGTCAGGCCTACCTGACCAATGCGCGCAGCACCTTGATCGCGCCAGTCACCGGTTACGTCGCCAAACGCACCGTGCAACTCGGGCAGCGCGTACAGCCGGGCACCGCGCTGATGGCGGTGATTCCACTGGATCAACTGTGGATCGACGCCAACTTCAAGGAAACCCAACTGCGTGACATGCGCATCGGTCAGCCAGTCGACATCGAATCCGACATCTATGGCAGCGACGTGAAATACAGCGGCACCGTCGACAGCCTCGGCGCCGGTACCGGCAGCGCGTTTGCCCTGTTGCCAGCGCAGAACGCCACCGGTAACTGGATCAAGATCGTTCAGCGTGTGCCGGTGCGGATTCACATCAACGCCGAAGAACTGGCCAAGCACCCGCTGCGTGTCGGTCTGTCGACCAACGTCGAGGTCAATCTGCATGACCAGAGCGGCCCTGTGTTGGCTCAGCAGCCGCCGCAGAAAGCCTCGTTCAGCACCAACGTCTACGACCGTCAACTGGCCGAAGCCGACGCGATGATCGCTCAGCTGATCCACGACAACAGCGCTGCGGCCAGCAAAACCGCGCAACGCTGA